From Onychostoma macrolepis isolate SWU-2019 chromosome 05, ASM1243209v1, whole genome shotgun sequence, one genomic window encodes:
- the aifm1 gene encoding apoptosis-inducing factor 1, mitochondrial isoform X2 codes for MFKCKTVWDKLAPLARASSTLCLQNARKSALRHGRRLEMVQKAQMSSGPAGGGGENTLYYVLVGATCLGGGVYVYRTVSGDKERYNERMIEIASRSKQGPQAAEAVAEVVAESKEEAPVTEPVVEEPVTEPIVEASIPEPTVETSIREPVVEASVMEPAAEAPAVTQSEEPLAPVVERETEPTPVIIAEHVPEASSVSESAAVSKAAPAAEPVEPTAAPSDVPAHAPYLLIGGGTASFAAARSIRARDPGARVLIVTEESDLPYMRPPLSKELWFSDDPKAIETLRFKQWNGKERSIYFQPASFYVSPADLAKVENGGVAVLTGRKVVHMDVRGNKVKLSDGAEISYEKCLIATGGVPRNLQVIDRAGEEVMKRTTLFRKIEDFRSLEKISREVKSITIIGGGFLGSELACALGRRSTDLGFEVIQMFPEKGNMGKVLPEYLSNWTTEKVRKEGASVITDAVVKNVSYKNGKLEIKLKDGRLIKTDHIVAAVGLEPSVELAKSAGLEVDSDFGGYRVNSELQARSNIWVAGDAACFYDINLGRRRVEHHDHAVVSGRLAGENMTGASKPYWHQSMFWSDLGPDVGYEAIGIVDSSLPTVGVFAKATAKDTPKAATEQSGTGIRSESETEAVAGVLKAETTATPPPIQQKEDYGKGVIFYLRDQVVVGIVLWNVFNRMPIARKIIKDGEHHADLNEVAKLFNIHED; via the exons CGCTGAGACATGGGAGAAGGCTGGAGATGGTTCAGAAAGCCCAGATGTCATCAGGGCCAGCAGGAGGGGGTGGCGAAAACACACTGTATTACGTCCTGGTTGGAGCAACATGTCTGGGGGGAGGAGTTTAT GTGTACCGCACCGTCTCAGGGGACAAGGAAAGATACAATGAGCGTATGATAGAAATTGCCAGTAGATCAAAACAAGGGCCACAAGCAGCTGAGGCTGTAG CTGAAGTTGTAGCAGAATCAAAAGAAG AAGCTCCCGTAACTGAACCTGTTGTAGAAGAACCTGTAACAGAACCAATTGTAGAAGCTTCTATTCCGGAACCCACAGTGGAAACCTCAATAAGAGAGCCTGTCGTTGAAGCCTCTGTAATGGAACCTGCTGCAGAAGCTCCAGCAGTTACACAGAGTGAAGAGCCCTTAGCTCCTGTAGTTGAGAGGG AAACAGAGCCTACACCTGTAATCATCGCTGAGCACGTTCCGGAGGCTTCGTCTGTTTCTGAGAGTG CTGCAGTTTCTAAAGCAGCTCCTGCTGCTGAGCCCGTTGAACCCACTGCTGCTCCCTCGGATGTCCCTGCACATGCTCCCTATCTGCTGATTGGTGGAGGCACGGCTTCGTTCGCTGCAGCTAGGTCCATCCGGGCACGTGACCCTGGTGCCAGG GTGTTGATTGTAACAGAAGAGTCTGACCTGCCCTACATGAGACCTCCTCTCTCTAAAGAACTCTGGTTCTCCGATGACCCCAAGGCCATCGAAACACTGCGCTTCAAACAATGGAATGGCAAAGAGAGGAG catttatttCCAGCCTGCCTCATTCTACGTCAGTCCTGCGGATCTTGCTAAAGTGGAGAATGGGGGTGTGGCTGTGCTCACGGGCCGGAAG GTGGTACACATGGATGTCAGAGGAAATAAAGTCAAACTGAGTGATGGTGCAGAGATCTCATATGAAAAGTGCCTGATTGCCACAG gtGGGGTGCCTAGGAACCTGCAAGTGATTGACAGAGCAGGAGAGGAGGTGATGAAGAGGACAACCCTCTTCAGAAAA ATTGAAGATTTTAGATCTCTAGAGAAGATCTCCAGAGAGGTTAAATCCATTACCATCATTGGCGGAGGTTTTCTCGGCAGCGAGCTAGCATGTGCCTTGGGTCGCAGAT CCACTGACCTTGGTTTTGAGGTGATCCAGATGTTCCCAGAGAAGGGCAACATGGGAAAAGTACTGCCTGAATACTTGAGTAACTGGACCACTGAGAAAGTCAGAAAAG AGGGTGCGAGCGTAATCACAGATGCTGTAGTGAAAAATGTGAGCTACAAAAATGGGAAATTGGAGATCAAACTGAAGGATGGACGACTG ATTAAGACAGACCACATTGTGGCAGCAGTAGGTTTGGAGCCTAGTGTGGAACTTGCCAAATCTGCCGGGCTGGAGGTGGACTCTGACTTCGGAGGATACCGTGTTAATTCTGAGCTTCAGGCTCGCTCCAACATCTGGGTG GCAGGAGATGCTGCATGTTTCTATGACATCAACCTGGGCCGTCGGCGCGTAGAGCATCATGATCACGCGGTGGTCAGCGGCAGACTTGCTGGAGAGAACATGACCGGAGCCAGCAAACCCTATTGGCATCAGTCAATGTTCTG GAGTGATCTAGGTCCAGATGTAGGATATGAAGCCATCGGTATAGTGGACAGCAGTCTGCCCACCGTGGGAGTGTTTGCTAAAGCCACAGCCAAGGACACACCAAAAGCTGCAACTGAACAATCAG GTACTGGAATCCGTTCAGAGAGTGAGACAGAGGCAGTTGCCGGGGTATTAAAGGCAGAAACAACGGCCACGCCACCTCCTATCCAGCAGAAGGAGGATTATGGGAAAGGAGTGATATTCTACCTGAGGGATCAAGTGGTGGTCGGTATTGTACTGTGGAACGTCTTCAACAGAATGCCCATCGCAAGGAAG ATAATCAAAGATGGAGAACATCATGCAGATCTTAATGAGGTGGCCAAGCTTTTCAACATCCATGAAGACTGA
- the aifm1 gene encoding apoptosis-inducing factor 1, mitochondrial isoform X3: MFKCKTVWDKLAPLARASSTLCLQNARKSALRHGRRLEMVQKAQMSSGPAGGGGENTLYYVLVGATCLGGGVYVYRTVSGDKERYNERMIEIASRSKQGPQAAEAVAEVVAESKEAAVSKAAPAAEPVEPTAAPSDVPAHAPYLLIGGGTASFAAARSIRARDPGARVLIVTEESDLPYMRPPLSKELWFSDDPKAIETLRFKQWNGKERSIYFQPASFYVSPADLAKVENGGVAVLTGRKVVHMDVRGNKVKLSDGAEISYEKCLIATGGVPRNLQVIDRAGEEVMKRTTLFRKIEDFRSLEKISREVKSITIIGGGFLGSELACALGRRSTDLGFEVIQMFPEKGNMGKVLPEYLSNWTTEKVRKEGASVITDAVVKNVSYKNGKLEIKLKDGRLIKTDHIVAAVGLEPSVELAKSAGLEVDSDFGGYRVNSELQARSNIWVAGDAACFYDINLGRRRVEHHDHAVVSGRLAGENMTGASKPYWHQSMFWSDLGPDVGYEAIGIVDSSLPTVGVFAKATAKDTPKAATEQSGTGIRSESETEAVAGVLKAETTATPPPIQQKEDYGKGVIFYLRDQVVVGIVLWNVFNRMPIARKIIKDGEHHADLNEVAKLFNIHED, encoded by the exons CGCTGAGACATGGGAGAAGGCTGGAGATGGTTCAGAAAGCCCAGATGTCATCAGGGCCAGCAGGAGGGGGTGGCGAAAACACACTGTATTACGTCCTGGTTGGAGCAACATGTCTGGGGGGAGGAGTTTAT GTGTACCGCACCGTCTCAGGGGACAAGGAAAGATACAATGAGCGTATGATAGAAATTGCCAGTAGATCAAAACAAGGGCCACAAGCAGCTGAGGCTGTAG CTGAAGTTGTAGCAGAATCAAAAGAAG CTGCAGTTTCTAAAGCAGCTCCTGCTGCTGAGCCCGTTGAACCCACTGCTGCTCCCTCGGATGTCCCTGCACATGCTCCCTATCTGCTGATTGGTGGAGGCACGGCTTCGTTCGCTGCAGCTAGGTCCATCCGGGCACGTGACCCTGGTGCCAGG GTGTTGATTGTAACAGAAGAGTCTGACCTGCCCTACATGAGACCTCCTCTCTCTAAAGAACTCTGGTTCTCCGATGACCCCAAGGCCATCGAAACACTGCGCTTCAAACAATGGAATGGCAAAGAGAGGAG catttatttCCAGCCTGCCTCATTCTACGTCAGTCCTGCGGATCTTGCTAAAGTGGAGAATGGGGGTGTGGCTGTGCTCACGGGCCGGAAG GTGGTACACATGGATGTCAGAGGAAATAAAGTCAAACTGAGTGATGGTGCAGAGATCTCATATGAAAAGTGCCTGATTGCCACAG gtGGGGTGCCTAGGAACCTGCAAGTGATTGACAGAGCAGGAGAGGAGGTGATGAAGAGGACAACCCTCTTCAGAAAA ATTGAAGATTTTAGATCTCTAGAGAAGATCTCCAGAGAGGTTAAATCCATTACCATCATTGGCGGAGGTTTTCTCGGCAGCGAGCTAGCATGTGCCTTGGGTCGCAGAT CCACTGACCTTGGTTTTGAGGTGATCCAGATGTTCCCAGAGAAGGGCAACATGGGAAAAGTACTGCCTGAATACTTGAGTAACTGGACCACTGAGAAAGTCAGAAAAG AGGGTGCGAGCGTAATCACAGATGCTGTAGTGAAAAATGTGAGCTACAAAAATGGGAAATTGGAGATCAAACTGAAGGATGGACGACTG ATTAAGACAGACCACATTGTGGCAGCAGTAGGTTTGGAGCCTAGTGTGGAACTTGCCAAATCTGCCGGGCTGGAGGTGGACTCTGACTTCGGAGGATACCGTGTTAATTCTGAGCTTCAGGCTCGCTCCAACATCTGGGTG GCAGGAGATGCTGCATGTTTCTATGACATCAACCTGGGCCGTCGGCGCGTAGAGCATCATGATCACGCGGTGGTCAGCGGCAGACTTGCTGGAGAGAACATGACCGGAGCCAGCAAACCCTATTGGCATCAGTCAATGTTCTG GAGTGATCTAGGTCCAGATGTAGGATATGAAGCCATCGGTATAGTGGACAGCAGTCTGCCCACCGTGGGAGTGTTTGCTAAAGCCACAGCCAAGGACACACCAAAAGCTGCAACTGAACAATCAG GTACTGGAATCCGTTCAGAGAGTGAGACAGAGGCAGTTGCCGGGGTATTAAAGGCAGAAACAACGGCCACGCCACCTCCTATCCAGCAGAAGGAGGATTATGGGAAAGGAGTGATATTCTACCTGAGGGATCAAGTGGTGGTCGGTATTGTACTGTGGAACGTCTTCAACAGAATGCCCATCGCAAGGAAG ATAATCAAAGATGGAGAACATCATGCAGATCTTAATGAGGTGGCCAAGCTTTTCAACATCCATGAAGACTGA
- the aifm1 gene encoding apoptosis-inducing factor 1, mitochondrial isoform X1, protein MFKCKTVWDKLAPLARASSTLCLQNARKSALRHGRRLEMVQKAQMSSGPAGGGGENTLYYVLVGATCLGGGVYVYRTVSGDKERYNERMIEIASRSKQGPQAAEAVAEVVAESKEDAAPLESIPEPSSEPVKSEPVAEELTLTEPHVEEPLVTEADVKSPETEPVAEAPVTEPVVEEPVTEPIVEASIPEPTVETSIREPVVEASVMEPAAEAPAVTQSEEPLAPVVERETEPTPVIIAEHVPEASSVSESAAVSKAAPAAEPVEPTAAPSDVPAHAPYLLIGGGTASFAAARSIRARDPGARVLIVTEESDLPYMRPPLSKELWFSDDPKAIETLRFKQWNGKERSIYFQPASFYVSPADLAKVENGGVAVLTGRKVVHMDVRGNKVKLSDGAEISYEKCLIATGGVPRNLQVIDRAGEEVMKRTTLFRKIEDFRSLEKISREVKSITIIGGGFLGSELACALGRRSTDLGFEVIQMFPEKGNMGKVLPEYLSNWTTEKVRKEGASVITDAVVKNVSYKNGKLEIKLKDGRLIKTDHIVAAVGLEPSVELAKSAGLEVDSDFGGYRVNSELQARSNIWVAGDAACFYDINLGRRRVEHHDHAVVSGRLAGENMTGASKPYWHQSMFWSDLGPDVGYEAIGIVDSSLPTVGVFAKATAKDTPKAATEQSGTGIRSESETEAVAGVLKAETTATPPPIQQKEDYGKGVIFYLRDQVVVGIVLWNVFNRMPIARKIIKDGEHHADLNEVAKLFNIHED, encoded by the exons CGCTGAGACATGGGAGAAGGCTGGAGATGGTTCAGAAAGCCCAGATGTCATCAGGGCCAGCAGGAGGGGGTGGCGAAAACACACTGTATTACGTCCTGGTTGGAGCAACATGTCTGGGGGGAGGAGTTTAT GTGTACCGCACCGTCTCAGGGGACAAGGAAAGATACAATGAGCGTATGATAGAAATTGCCAGTAGATCAAAACAAGGGCCACAAGCAGCTGAGGCTGTAG CTGAAGTTGTAGCAGAATCAAAAGAAG ATGCTGCACCTCTGGAATCTATCCCCGAACCATCTTCTGAGCCCGTTAAGAGTG AGCCTGTTGCTGAAGAACTTACTCTAACAGAACCTCATGTTGAAGAACCTCTGGTAACAGAAGCTGATGTGAAGTCCCCTGAAACTGAACCTGTTGCAGAAGCTCCCGTAACTGAACCTGTTGTAGAAGAACCTGTAACAGAACCAATTGTAGAAGCTTCTATTCCGGAACCCACAGTGGAAACCTCAATAAGAGAGCCTGTCGTTGAAGCCTCTGTAATGGAACCTGCTGCAGAAGCTCCAGCAGTTACACAGAGTGAAGAGCCCTTAGCTCCTGTAGTTGAGAGGG AAACAGAGCCTACACCTGTAATCATCGCTGAGCACGTTCCGGAGGCTTCGTCTGTTTCTGAGAGTG CTGCAGTTTCTAAAGCAGCTCCTGCTGCTGAGCCCGTTGAACCCACTGCTGCTCCCTCGGATGTCCCTGCACATGCTCCCTATCTGCTGATTGGTGGAGGCACGGCTTCGTTCGCTGCAGCTAGGTCCATCCGGGCACGTGACCCTGGTGCCAGG GTGTTGATTGTAACAGAAGAGTCTGACCTGCCCTACATGAGACCTCCTCTCTCTAAAGAACTCTGGTTCTCCGATGACCCCAAGGCCATCGAAACACTGCGCTTCAAACAATGGAATGGCAAAGAGAGGAG catttatttCCAGCCTGCCTCATTCTACGTCAGTCCTGCGGATCTTGCTAAAGTGGAGAATGGGGGTGTGGCTGTGCTCACGGGCCGGAAG GTGGTACACATGGATGTCAGAGGAAATAAAGTCAAACTGAGTGATGGTGCAGAGATCTCATATGAAAAGTGCCTGATTGCCACAG gtGGGGTGCCTAGGAACCTGCAAGTGATTGACAGAGCAGGAGAGGAGGTGATGAAGAGGACAACCCTCTTCAGAAAA ATTGAAGATTTTAGATCTCTAGAGAAGATCTCCAGAGAGGTTAAATCCATTACCATCATTGGCGGAGGTTTTCTCGGCAGCGAGCTAGCATGTGCCTTGGGTCGCAGAT CCACTGACCTTGGTTTTGAGGTGATCCAGATGTTCCCAGAGAAGGGCAACATGGGAAAAGTACTGCCTGAATACTTGAGTAACTGGACCACTGAGAAAGTCAGAAAAG AGGGTGCGAGCGTAATCACAGATGCTGTAGTGAAAAATGTGAGCTACAAAAATGGGAAATTGGAGATCAAACTGAAGGATGGACGACTG ATTAAGACAGACCACATTGTGGCAGCAGTAGGTTTGGAGCCTAGTGTGGAACTTGCCAAATCTGCCGGGCTGGAGGTGGACTCTGACTTCGGAGGATACCGTGTTAATTCTGAGCTTCAGGCTCGCTCCAACATCTGGGTG GCAGGAGATGCTGCATGTTTCTATGACATCAACCTGGGCCGTCGGCGCGTAGAGCATCATGATCACGCGGTGGTCAGCGGCAGACTTGCTGGAGAGAACATGACCGGAGCCAGCAAACCCTATTGGCATCAGTCAATGTTCTG GAGTGATCTAGGTCCAGATGTAGGATATGAAGCCATCGGTATAGTGGACAGCAGTCTGCCCACCGTGGGAGTGTTTGCTAAAGCCACAGCCAAGGACACACCAAAAGCTGCAACTGAACAATCAG GTACTGGAATCCGTTCAGAGAGTGAGACAGAGGCAGTTGCCGGGGTATTAAAGGCAGAAACAACGGCCACGCCACCTCCTATCCAGCAGAAGGAGGATTATGGGAAAGGAGTGATATTCTACCTGAGGGATCAAGTGGTGGTCGGTATTGTACTGTGGAACGTCTTCAACAGAATGCCCATCGCAAGGAAG ATAATCAAAGATGGAGAACATCATGCAGATCTTAATGAGGTGGCCAAGCTTTTCAACATCCATGAAGACTGA